Below is a genomic region from Anaerolineae bacterium.
GGTGCTCGAAAAACTAGCCGAGGGGCCCAAGGCCCTGTTGGAGATCGAAGGGTTTGGCCACAAGTCGCTGGTGGACCTGAAAAAAGCCCTGCGCCGCGAGGGCTACGAACTGTCCCCTGAGGCCGATGAAGTGGTGGCCTGAATCTATCCGGGAAAACCAACCCCGCGGAGGGAGATATTCCCTCCGCTTTTTCTTTCCTCCTCTGGCGCCAAAATCGGTATAATAATCCCAAACGCCGGGACAACCGACCGATGAGTATCCTTCAGGTGCGCCCTTTTCTTTACCAAATCCAACTGCTGGGGGTCAACGCCTACCTGTTGGTGGATGAAGACGACCTCACCCTGATGGCCTTCTACCTTCCCCACCACGGCATTCTCTTTGCCGGGGAGGCCACCCGCCATCGGCGCGGGCAGATGGTGGTCTCCCACAGGATCAACACCTGGGAGCAAGAGCAAGCTTGCCGCTCGACCCGCCGTCTAGCCGAGTTGCGTCCCATCCTGGTCTGTCCGGGCTATCGCTGCGTTGTTCACCGGCCTCACCTGCCCCTTTGCTAACATGACCCAAGCCCTCTTTCGGCTCTACGGCATCCTGGAAGACTTCCTCCCCGCCCAGCAGCGCGGGAAGGTCATCCCCGTCACCTTTAGCGGCCCCCAATCAGTGAAGCACCTGCTGGAAGGGCTCGACGTGCCCCACCCCGAAATCGGCCAGGTGTACGCCAATGGGCAGCCCGTTTCCCTGGATTACCTGGTCCGCCCAGGGGACTACATCGAAGCCCACCCCACCCCCAACGGTCATCCCGGCACCGAGGACATTCGCTTCGCCCTGGACGGCCATTTGGGACGGCTGGCCGCTTACCTGCGCCTTCTGGGTTTCGACACCTGGTATCAACCCCAGGTGGATGACCCCGAACTGGCGCAACGGGCCGCGGCAGAGGAGCGCATCCTGCTCACCCGCGATCGGGACCTGCTCAAACGGAAAATTGTGCGCCATGGCTACTGGATACGCCATCTGAAGCCCGAAGCGCAACTCCGCGAAGTGGTGGAACGATTCGCCCTGCGCGAACATGCCCGGCCCTTCCAGCGATGCCTGGCCTGCAACGGCCTGTTGGAGCCCGTGCCCAAAGCGGAGATTGTGCACCTGCTCCAGCCCCTGACCAAACGATACTTCGACGAGTTCCACCGATGCCCCCAATGCGGGCGCATTTACTGGCAAGGCTCTCATTACCAACGCCTGGAGCGCCTGGTCAACGCCATCCTCATCCCCAAGGACAGGTCATCGTGAAACTTCCTTTGCTTCGCTCGGCGGCTTTCCTGCGGCGCGTCAACCGTTTTCGCGCCGAGGTGTTCATCGATGGCTCCTATGCCGCCGCCCATGTGCCCAACTCCGGGCGCTTGACGGATCTGCTTCGGCCCTATGTGCCGGTGTATGTGCACCCCGCCACCAGACCGGGGCGCAAGACGGCTTACGATTTGCTCCTGGTGCAATACACCGATCAGGTGTTGGTGTCCATCGACGCCCGCCTGCCCCCCAAATTGTTTGCCGAAGCGCTCCCCACCGGTCTGTTCGACGGCTGGTTGAGAGCCCCCGGAGACCAATGGGAGGTGCAAACCGAACCGGCCCATGGAGAGGGCCGCCTGGACCTGTACCTGAGCGGTCCTCAAAACAGCGCCTGGTGGATCGAAACCAAATCAGTCACCCTGGTCAATCGCGGCGTGGCCTTGTTTCCCGATGCACCGACCGCCCGGGGCCGCCGCCACCTGGCCGATCTATGTGCCCTGGCACAGCGTGGTCAGCGGGCGGCGGTCATCTTCCTTGTGCAACGGCCCGACGCCGAATCCTTCGCCCCGCATCCGGAAGCCGACCCCAAATTCCCCGCCGTGCTCCAACAGGCGGCGGATTGTGGCGTCGCGGTGCACGCCTACACCTGCCGGGTGAGTCTCACCCACATCGAAATCGAGCGCGCAATCCCGGTCTCCCTGACGCCCCCTCGCGATTGAGCCAACCCCGGAAAATGTGTTAAACTAACCACCCAAACCTTTCTTGGAGTGGCAAGAGACCTATGGCCAACACCATCACCCTGCTTCGCTTTCCCCTGCTGTTCCTCTATGTCGCCCTTCTTTACTACGGGAACTTCACCGTCCGCCTCTGGTGCGTGCCTTTCATCCTCTTGATCATCCTTATGGACTCGGTGGACGGCATCATCGCCCGCGCCCGGGGGGAAACCAGCCTGCTGGGTTCGGCCCTGGATATCGCCACCGATCGCACGCTGGAAGTGATGTTGTGGGTCGTTTTTGCCCACCTGCGGCTCATCCCCGTCATCGTTCCCCTGATTTTCATCGTGCGCGGCACCACGGTGGACGCTATCCGTGCCGTGGGCATGAGCAGCGGCAAACCGCCTTTCGAGCAGTTACGCTCGCCCCTCAGTCGCTTTCTGGTGGCCTC
It encodes:
- a CDS encoding CDP-alcohol phosphatidyltransferase family protein → MANTITLLRFPLLFLYVALLYYGNFTVRLWCVPFILLIILMDSVDGIIARARGETSLLGSALDIATDRTLEVMLWVVFAHLRLIPVIVPLIFIVRGTTVDAIRAVGMSSGKPPFEQLRSPLSRFLVASRFMRSSFGFIKAMAFALLTADLALHTPNAPWTSWQHPIHVLALAFTWAAVLWSLARGIPVLAEGVSLLKEPPQGAAH
- a CDS encoding twitching motility protein PilT → MTQALFRLYGILEDFLPAQQRGKVIPVTFSGPQSVKHLLEGLDVPHPEIGQVYANGQPVSLDYLVRPGDYIEAHPTPNGHPGTEDIRFALDGHLGRLAAYLRLLGFDTWYQPQVDDPELAQRAAAEERILLTRDRDLLKRKIVRHGYWIRHLKPEAQLREVVERFALREHARPFQRCLACNGLLEPVPKAEIVHLLQPLTKRYFDEFHRCPQCGRIYWQGSHYQRLERLVNAILIPKDRSS
- the sfsA gene encoding DNA/RNA nuclease SfsA, with protein sequence MKLPLLRSAAFLRRVNRFRAEVFIDGSYAAAHVPNSGRLTDLLRPYVPVYVHPATRPGRKTAYDLLLVQYTDQVLVSIDARLPPKLFAEALPTGLFDGWLRAPGDQWEVQTEPAHGEGRLDLYLSGPQNSAWWIETKSVTLVNRGVALFPDAPTARGRRHLADLCALAQRGQRAAVIFLVQRPDAESFAPHPEADPKFPAVLQQAADCGVAVHAYTCRVSLTHIEIERAIPVSLTPPRD